A stretch of Desulfitobacterium dichloroeliminans LMG P-21439 DNA encodes these proteins:
- a CDS encoding TRAP transporter small permease has protein sequence MGDTAKDTSKYKVLITLDNLQTKIEKGVVSLGLIFATLILFLNILYSAIAGTTVPWASEITQYIMVWVIFIGASLLMRSTGHVTMDLIARFISKKVVLYLDVFIYTIVCVFLAYLSYIGWNMTLDVYMTGQSMSTINASMAWVYLGFPVGVFLMAINALKLVAIKLRQAMRGEIT, from the coding sequence ATGGGTGATACTGCAAAAGACACTTCCAAATATAAAGTCCTTATTACCCTCGATAATCTCCAGACTAAGATTGAAAAGGGAGTAGTATCCTTAGGTCTCATATTTGCTACATTAATCTTATTTCTAAATATTTTGTATAGCGCTATTGCCGGAACAACAGTGCCTTGGGCATCCGAGATAACACAATACATTATGGTTTGGGTCATATTTATTGGGGCTAGCCTTCTGATGAGATCCACAGGACATGTAACCATGGATTTAATTGCGAGATTTATTTCAAAAAAAGTGGTCCTGTATTTGGATGTTTTTATTTACACTATTGTTTGTGTTTTTTTGGCTTATCTATCATATATTGGCTGGAATATGACTTTAGATGTGTATATGACTGGACAATCAATGTCCACCATCAACGCATCCATGGCATGGGTTTACCTAGGTTTCCCGGTTGGTGTATTTCTTATGGCTATTAATGCGCTAAAGCTTGTCGCTATTAAGTTAAGACAAGCAATGAGGGGGGAAATAACTTGA
- a CDS encoding TRAP transporter large permease, which produces MTTGVFLVILMIALLFIGFPVFVALSMPATLAVLLFLSGVEPTIVVQRMISGVNSFTLLSLPLFVLLADIIARGVMGDKIINMTKDMVGHFKGGIAITVVLASLVFGAISGSGTASMLALGSVFLVALRQGNYDDIFSYGLISTSSSLSSLIPPGVAMILYATITGTSVQDVFLVGLSMGIVFGVILAAYGVFYAIKNKIPVIGKFNARACLKSLKEGFWTILAPVLILGGIYGGFVTPTEAAALAVVYALVIEVFVYRSFKLKEIFGIAIQSAKTSTMILVLISAGTIMSWVMTIAQIPQTVGQLLLNVPDSMVLLIITIVFIVLGMFIDGFSAMVIMVPILFPVIQRMGMDPSLFGVLIVLNTAIGTNTPPFGIHIFAGVSKFNVSYLTMVRALMPFVILSLISLLIFTYIPGVAMWLPNLLKLF; this is translated from the coding sequence TTGACAACAGGTGTTTTTTTAGTAATATTGATGATTGCCTTGTTATTCATTGGTTTTCCTGTATTTGTAGCGCTGTCTATGCCTGCAACCTTGGCTGTTCTCTTATTTTTATCAGGTGTAGAACCGACCATTGTGGTTCAAAGGATGATTTCAGGAGTTAACTCCTTTACGTTATTAAGTCTTCCTCTGTTCGTTCTTTTGGCAGATATTATTGCTAGGGGCGTCATGGGCGATAAAATCATCAATATGACAAAGGATATGGTAGGCCATTTTAAAGGTGGGATTGCCATAACAGTAGTTCTTGCTTCTCTTGTTTTTGGTGCAATATCAGGGTCGGGAACAGCATCCATGTTAGCCTTGGGCAGTGTTTTTTTGGTCGCCTTACGGCAAGGAAATTATGATGATATTTTTTCGTATGGACTTATCAGTACTAGCAGTAGTCTATCTTCATTGATTCCCCCCGGAGTTGCAATGATTTTATATGCTACTATTACTGGAACATCAGTACAGGACGTGTTTTTAGTCGGACTGAGTATGGGTATAGTTTTCGGTGTCATCCTTGCTGCTTATGGTGTTTTTTATGCCATTAAAAATAAGATTCCCGTCATTGGTAAATTTAACGCCAGGGCTTGTTTAAAGAGCTTAAAAGAAGGTTTTTGGACCATTTTGGCACCAGTGCTTATTTTAGGTGGTATTTACGGAGGGTTTGTGACCCCCACTGAAGCTGCTGCTTTGGCCGTCGTATATGCCTTAGTCATCGAAGTGTTTGTATATCGCTCCTTTAAGCTTAAAGAGATATTTGGAATTGCTATTCAATCTGCTAAGACCAGCACTATGATTTTGGTTTTAATCTCTGCCGGAACAATTATGTCTTGGGTTATGACCATTGCGCAGATTCCGCAAACCGTTGGGCAGTTGCTCTTAAATGTCCCAGACTCCATGGTTTTACTCATTATTACCATAGTGTTTATTGTCTTAGGTATGTTTATTGATGGCTTCTCGGCAATGGTCATCATGGTGCCTATCCTCTTCCCCGTTATTCAAAGAATGGGAATGGATCCATCACTATTTGGCGTGCTGATTGTTTTAAACACTGCCATTGGAACCAATACTCCGCCCTTTGGTATTCACATCTTCGCTGGAGTGAGCAAATTCAATGTTAGCTATCTTACTATGGTAAGAGCACTTATGCCCTTTGTTATCCTTAGTTTGATAAGCTTGTTGATTTTCACATATATACCAGGAGTAGCTATGTGGTTGCCAAATCTATTGAAGCTTTTTTAG
- a CDS encoding isocitrate/isopropylmalate family dehydrogenase: MKKYNIAVIPLDGVGKDVIPLGAKAMQLAQQILSGFELDFQYYDAGVEYAVKTGKMCEENLGEEVAKAHAMLCGSSGHYDVEMSKSEYPGYKTGMQVLQFLRSGMGNSIGLRPLKLLKGIDCPLKNKEEIDVLLVRQLAEGFYIRPGHMIGEDAAYDTIVVTRSTTEKFADACFKYARGRNGRRSDGKRMVTLGNKHGNVTCFDFYRKIFTEISANYPDIELHFTQVDALAEHLIKDPDRFDVIACENMIGDIIGDIGAYITGGMGITPTADVGGVTPQFRPNHGTFPRAVGKGFANPFASILTGSLLLDTIGNDCGDDNLRMGAKLIQKAVEYNLTTGSPKTKDFGGSANTFEVAEAVFKAMQVVKF, translated from the coding sequence ATGAAAAAATATAACATTGCGGTAATCCCTTTGGATGGAGTCGGTAAAGATGTGATTCCGTTGGGCGCCAAAGCAATGCAACTGGCACAGCAAATTCTTAGTGGCTTCGAATTGGATTTTCAATATTATGATGCAGGCGTCGAGTATGCAGTCAAAACCGGCAAGATGTGCGAGGAAAACCTAGGGGAAGAAGTTGCTAAGGCACATGCTATGCTCTGTGGTTCATCAGGTCACTATGATGTAGAAATGTCGAAATCTGAATATCCAGGATACAAGACTGGAATGCAAGTCCTTCAATTTTTACGCAGTGGTATGGGTAACAGTATTGGTTTGCGTCCTTTAAAATTACTAAAAGGCATTGACTGCCCGCTGAAAAATAAAGAAGAGATTGATGTGCTTCTTGTTCGTCAGCTTGCGGAGGGCTTTTATATTCGACCCGGTCATATGATTGGTGAGGATGCTGCTTATGATACTATCGTGGTCACTCGTAGCACCACAGAAAAATTTGCCGATGCTTGTTTTAAGTATGCTCGTGGACGCAATGGCCGTCGTAGTGACGGTAAAAGGATGGTGACCTTGGGAAATAAGCATGGAAATGTTACTTGTTTCGACTTCTATCGAAAGATTTTCACTGAAATCAGTGCAAATTATCCAGATATTGAATTGCATTTCACGCAAGTGGATGCTTTGGCGGAGCATCTTATTAAGGACCCGGATCGATTTGATGTCATCGCCTGTGAGAATATGATTGGCGATATTATTGGTGATATCGGAGCCTATATTACTGGCGGCATGGGTATTACTCCCACGGCAGATGTTGGAGGGGTGACTCCGCAGTTCCGACCGAACCATGGCACATTCCCACGTGCAGTGGGTAAGGGATTTGCTAATCCCTTTGCTAGCATCCTTACGGGTAGCCTATTGCTGGATACAATCGGTAATGATTGTGGCGATGACAACTTACGCATGGGTGCCAAACTCATCCAGAAGGCTGTGGAATATAACTTAACGACCGGTAGCCCCAAAACGAAAGATTTTGGAGGAAGTGCAAATACTTTCGAGGTGGCTGAAGCAGTATTCAAAGCAATGCAAGTAGTTAAATTTTAA
- a CDS encoding M24 family metallopeptidase → MVKIEHNVRYQGRPSKVEMERRWNLAKEFMKERGLDYVVTQANEGVLCQYVRWFAEVRSLHYTYLLFDKDGGMTMISHGGTGGKAVPWEVGLTNNIAIPVFNNACYADSFGAQKAVEVIQKKGCKKLGFIGMNLITAGFYNNLLKGLPGVETVDVTDEFDYLVAVKSEEEMSFLQDACDLHDAAAYAIPSLVYAGRLEREFGADLHRLALLMGADEYLSNLFVCSSRLAGPMYHIHYQNKIIQEGDALNVLFEVPNLVGYYADLHRYFNVGTPAPEMVEVMAAGEVLQDYLADLCRPGVRGKEVFAACNEWLTRHGFDPEIRLCGHGQGYGLVERPYFDAFDDMVLQENMYLAIHPTVKAKGASVQIGDNFVVTADGAKRMTKHPRGLTII, encoded by the coding sequence ATGGTTAAAATTGAACATAACGTCCGCTATCAGGGTAGGCCTTCCAAGGTGGAGATGGAACGCCGTTGGAATCTAGCAAAGGAATTCATGAAAGAGCGCGGATTAGATTACGTTGTTACCCAAGCCAATGAAGGCGTGCTCTGCCAATATGTCCGCTGGTTTGCTGAGGTGCGTTCTCTTCATTACACTTACCTCCTTTTCGACAAAGACGGGGGTATGACCATGATTAGTCATGGAGGAACAGGTGGCAAAGCTGTACCATGGGAAGTTGGTCTAACCAATAACATTGCAATCCCTGTTTTCAATAATGCATGTTACGCCGATTCCTTTGGCGCTCAAAAAGCTGTGGAAGTCATCCAAAAGAAAGGCTGCAAAAAGCTTGGATTTATTGGAATGAACCTTATCACTGCAGGTTTCTACAATAACCTACTTAAGGGACTTCCAGGAGTTGAGACAGTCGATGTGACTGACGAGTTTGACTACCTAGTTGCTGTTAAATCAGAGGAAGAGATGAGCTTCTTGCAGGATGCCTGCGATTTACACGATGCTGCGGCTTATGCTATTCCTTCACTTGTGTACGCAGGACGCTTAGAGCGGGAGTTCGGTGCCGACCTTCATCGCCTAGCATTATTAATGGGTGCTGACGAATACCTTTCCAACCTTTTCGTTTGTTCGTCACGTCTTGCAGGACCTATGTATCATATTCATTATCAAAACAAGATTATTCAAGAGGGTGACGCTCTCAACGTATTGTTTGAGGTACCTAATCTTGTCGGATATTACGCAGATCTTCATCGTTATTTTAATGTTGGCACACCTGCTCCTGAGATGGTGGAGGTTATGGCAGCTGGAGAAGTACTTCAGGATTATCTGGCAGACCTTTGCCGACCAGGTGTTAGAGGGAAAGAAGTTTTCGCAGCCTGCAACGAATGGCTTACCAGGCATGGATTTGATCCTGAAATCCGTTTGTGCGGACATGGTCAAGGTTACGGGCTGGTAGAGCGCCCCTATTTTGATGCCTTTGATGACATGGTGCTCCAAGAAAACATGTATCTTGCTATCCATCCCACAGTAAAGGCTAAGGGTGCTTCTGTTCAGATTGGTGACAATTTCGTGGTAACTGCCGATGGAGCAAAACGTATGACCAAGCATCCGCGCGGATTAACAATTATTTAA
- a CDS encoding dihydroorotase, whose protein sequence is MYDLQIVNAKIVTEQGKIDGCITINNGKIEAISSTPLVNAKETIDAKGLFVLPGFIDQHVHFMDLGESEREDYIHGTTAAAMAGVTTVIEHTHSRPILKVEDFSKYKEYFEQRALVDFGFAAHIWPGQYEELEKLWQEGVSYFKMFTCTTHGVPGQDNASIYGAFSKVASFGGSVLVHCEDEALTAENEKILKENNREDGHVIQEWRSKDAEAVSVANVCFIAKETGARVTIAHLSHPDVVRTVLQAKASGANVLSEICPQYLYLEENTLAERGSFGKFTPPSRSAQESEELMELVGNGDLDILASDHAPSTKQHKTSGSIWKTPFGLPGIDTTSSVMLTAVNKGKLSLERFVQMYSENPAKALGLYPKKGCIRVGADADLVLVDMERQWTIQEDSIQSKAKWTPFEGFECIGKAVMTLLRGQVIMSEGQLLGKPGDGKYVKRA, encoded by the coding sequence ATGTACGACCTTCAGATCGTCAACGCAAAAATTGTAACTGAACAAGGTAAGATTGATGGCTGTATAACGATTAACAACGGAAAAATTGAGGCAATAAGCTCTACGCCTCTCGTCAACGCAAAGGAAACGATTGATGCTAAAGGACTTTTCGTTTTACCGGGATTTATTGATCAACACGTTCATTTTATGGATCTAGGGGAAAGCGAGCGTGAAGATTACATCCATGGTACTACCGCGGCTGCTATGGCTGGAGTGACAACGGTAATTGAGCATACTCATAGTCGCCCAATCCTTAAAGTTGAAGATTTCTCGAAGTATAAGGAATATTTTGAGCAAAGGGCTTTAGTCGATTTTGGCTTCGCAGCACATATATGGCCAGGTCAGTATGAGGAGTTAGAAAAGCTCTGGCAGGAAGGAGTATCTTATTTTAAGATGTTTACCTGCACCACACATGGTGTTCCTGGGCAAGATAATGCGAGCATCTATGGTGCTTTTTCAAAAGTTGCTTCTTTTGGTGGGAGCGTCTTAGTTCATTGTGAAGATGAAGCATTAACTGCAGAAAACGAAAAAATTCTTAAGGAAAACAATCGTGAAGATGGTCATGTGATTCAAGAATGGCGCTCCAAAGATGCTGAAGCTGTTTCGGTAGCCAATGTATGTTTTATTGCCAAAGAAACGGGAGCCCGTGTAACAATTGCCCATTTGAGTCATCCAGATGTAGTTCGTACAGTTCTGCAAGCAAAGGCAAGTGGCGCTAATGTTCTCTCAGAGATTTGCCCACAGTATTTATACCTCGAGGAAAATACTCTTGCAGAGAGGGGATCCTTTGGGAAGTTTACGCCACCGTCACGTTCAGCCCAAGAATCTGAGGAATTAATGGAACTGGTTGGTAATGGCGATCTCGATATTCTGGCTTCGGATCATGCTCCTTCAACAAAACAGCATAAAACTTCAGGATCAATATGGAAAACACCATTCGGACTACCGGGTATCGATACCACGAGTTCAGTAATGCTAACAGCGGTTAATAAAGGTAAACTTTCCTTAGAAAGATTTGTGCAAATGTATTCTGAGAATCCAGCGAAGGCTCTCGGTTTATACCCGAAAAAAGGATGTATTCGCGTGGGAGCAGATGCGGACCTAGTCTTAGTTGATATGGAAAGACAGTGGACTATTCAAGAGGATTCAATCCAGTCTAAAGCTAAATGGACGCCGTTCGAAGGTTTTGAATGCATCGGCAAGGCTGTCATGACGTTGTTAAGAGGTCAAGTCATTATGTCCGAGGGTCAATTACTAGGAAAACCTGGGGACGGAAAATACGTGAAGCGTGCTTAA
- the mdh gene encoding malate dehydrogenase, with product MTKKITVIGSGFTGTTTAFMLAMKGLGDIVLLDTPSKENPTKGKALDIMEASPLIHSSVQITGTSNYKSTADSDVVIITAGIARKPGMSRDELCDINAEIITNVVHQVVRYSPDCTLIILSNPVDIMTYIALKASRFTRNRVIGQSGVLDTARFRYFVADELKVSSEDVTGFVLGVHGDDMVPLVRYCSVHGIPIQQLLSEEKIKKIIERTRHAGAEIVNLLGDGSAYYAPAAALTAIVESILLDQHRVMPCVVHLEGELGYKDLVLSVPAVIGKNGVEKILSIELLPDERELIDRSVASVRCGINSILERKIQLIS from the coding sequence ATGACTAAAAAAATAACAGTAATTGGATCTGGATTCACCGGTACTACAACCGCGTTTATGCTCGCCATGAAAGGGTTAGGAGATATCGTTTTACTGGATACGCCGTCAAAAGAGAATCCGACGAAGGGGAAAGCTCTGGACATAATGGAGGCTAGCCCTTTGATCCATTCTAGTGTTCAGATAACAGGTACTTCGAATTATAAAAGTACAGCCGATTCGGATGTTGTTATTATTACTGCCGGCATTGCACGTAAGCCAGGTATGTCTCGTGACGAACTATGCGATATTAACGCTGAGATTATCACAAATGTAGTTCATCAGGTTGTACGTTATTCACCGGATTGCACTCTTATCATTCTAAGTAATCCAGTTGATATAATGACATACATTGCTCTAAAAGCGTCACGTTTTACTCGGAATCGGGTTATCGGTCAATCCGGTGTACTTGATACAGCACGATTTCGGTACTTTGTAGCGGATGAGCTTAAAGTGTCTTCCGAAGATGTGACAGGATTTGTTCTAGGGGTTCATGGCGATGACATGGTACCACTTGTACGCTATTGTTCTGTCCATGGAATACCAATTCAGCAATTGCTTAGTGAGGAAAAAATTAAAAAAATCATCGAACGAACTCGTCATGCCGGTGCGGAAATTGTGAATTTGTTAGGCGATGGAAGTGCATATTATGCGCCTGCTGCTGCTTTAACAGCAATAGTAGAGTCGATTTTGTTGGATCAGCATCGTGTAATGCCTTGTGTGGTACACTTAGAAGGAGAACTAGGGTATAAAGATTTGGTACTAAGTGTTCCTGCTGTTATCGGAAAAAATGGAGTTGAAAAAATATTATCCATTGAGCTACTGCCTGACGAAAGGGAACTAATAGATCGATCTGTTGCATCAGTGAGATGTGGAATTAATTCTATTTTAGAGCGCAAAATTCAGTTGATTAGTTAA
- a CDS encoding nitrilase-related carbon-nitrogen hydrolase, translating to MRLACLQVEAQDWKESGKAWAEIKKLIVEASQNHDLLIVPESVFPAYFLPSYEKPEVEETIETILDEIKEICKQTKTYIAFGYAYNNENLASLINPQGDEIARKSKSNLWHFDKRWFSQGAEVVTADTEFGKVGIVICADARLPELVRCVALENVKLVIDLANLTATGPEIKKLSNAQSDYMLATRARENKVWLAVSDKWGVEAETVTYAGRSAVYSPDGICVAQAPSDQNMIVSVEIPTDAKGQIECVVEEDLPLRRPDLYTVLTTETKKLPIYNCLTEPVVPELLTPYITVSSSFDNDDFKNVDFKDARVRHVKRLLEQEPNLIVLPAISGEDDTTSYQGLLSDNQYIIMTGSADGRTRTCLISNKEVLGSYGTMDSVPQSDAINPENSFPLVQSLPFGNIGFLHEKEMLLPEAARCLMLSGADAVIWQHGMSFEKAAPLARTRAAENRIFIIAVYSDVLGNSSSAASFIVDPSGGIIASTLLGKSLHATGTYCNFCNARLKAVVPGTHIVLDRIPGHYEKLTQNN from the coding sequence ATGAGATTAGCATGTTTGCAGGTAGAAGCTCAAGACTGGAAAGAGTCTGGAAAAGCCTGGGCTGAAATAAAAAAATTAATCGTTGAAGCCTCCCAAAATCATGATCTACTTATAGTTCCAGAAAGTGTTTTTCCAGCTTACTTTTTACCTTCTTATGAAAAGCCGGAAGTTGAGGAAACCATCGAAACGATTCTGGATGAGATAAAAGAAATCTGTAAGCAAACAAAGACGTATATTGCTTTTGGCTACGCCTACAATAATGAAAACCTAGCTAGTCTTATTAACCCTCAAGGAGACGAAATTGCCAGAAAATCGAAAAGCAATCTCTGGCACTTTGATAAGAGATGGTTTAGTCAAGGGGCTGAAGTCGTAACAGCAGATACTGAATTTGGTAAAGTAGGTATCGTTATCTGTGCAGATGCACGTTTACCGGAGTTGGTGCGGTGCGTTGCCTTGGAGAATGTAAAACTAGTTATTGACTTGGCAAACCTTACGGCAACTGGACCAGAGATAAAAAAGCTAAGTAATGCTCAGAGCGACTATATGCTTGCTACAAGAGCTCGTGAAAATAAAGTCTGGCTGGCTGTTTCCGATAAATGGGGTGTCGAAGCAGAAACAGTGACCTATGCAGGCCGTTCTGCTGTTTATAGTCCGGATGGAATCTGTGTTGCGCAGGCCCCATCAGATCAGAATATGATCGTTTCAGTAGAGATCCCAACAGATGCTAAGGGCCAGATTGAATGTGTTGTTGAGGAGGATCTACCCCTCAGACGCCCGGATCTATATACTGTATTAACGACTGAAACAAAAAAATTACCGATTTACAACTGCTTGACAGAACCTGTTGTACCCGAACTTTTAACACCATACATCACCGTAAGCAGTTCTTTCGATAATGATGATTTTAAGAATGTTGATTTTAAAGACGCTAGAGTTAGACATGTTAAACGTCTTTTAGAACAAGAGCCAAATCTCATTGTTCTACCTGCAATTAGTGGTGAAGATGATACTACTTCCTATCAAGGTTTATTAAGTGATAATCAATATATTATAATGACCGGCTCTGCCGATGGAAGAACAAGAACCTGTTTAATCAGTAACAAGGAAGTTTTAGGTAGCTATGGCACCATGGATTCAGTTCCACAAAGTGATGCTATTAACCCAGAAAATAGTTTTCCTTTAGTTCAAAGCCTGCCCTTTGGTAATATAGGCTTTCTTCATGAAAAAGAAATGTTGTTACCTGAAGCTGCCCGTTGTTTAATGCTTAGTGGGGCCGATGCCGTCATTTGGCAGCATGGCATGTCCTTTGAAAAGGCCGCCCCTTTAGCTCGGACTCGGGCCGCGGAGAATCGGATTTTCATTATTGCAGTTTATTCCGACGTTCTTGGTAATTCTTCAAGTGCAGCAAGTTTTATCGTTGATCCGTCAGGAGGTATCATTGCATCAACTTTGCTTGGTAAGTCGCTTCATGCCACAGGTACTTACTGTAATTTCTGCAATGCACGCTTAAAAGCAGTAGTGCCTGGTACTCATATTGTTCTAGATCGGATTCCAGGTCATTATGAAAAGTTAACTCAAAACAATTAA